The sequence below is a genomic window from Streptosporangium lutulentum.
CCGGGCCCGCGGCGTAGGTGAGTGCCCGGTCGGGCGGCACGAGCGCCGCGCGGACCTCGGTCGGCATGCGGTTGAAGAGCTTCATGTCTCAACGGTATCCGCGAGCAGGTCGAGGGTGAGCGCGGCCGACCAGGAGAAGTCCCGGCTGCCCCTGCCGCTGCCGTCGAAGGGGTCGAAGCACTCGCGGAAGCCCGCCTGCCGTACCAGCCGCAGGGTGCCCGCGCCGAGCACCCGCGCCAGCCCCGTCTGGTCGTGCACGATCGCCGCCCGCCGCAGCAGCCAGTTGGTGTTCATCCAGGACGGCCCCCGCCAGTAACGGGATCGGTCGAACTGGGGGGCGCGGATCTCACAGCTCGGCACCGGGTAACCGACCGCGCCCATGAAGCGGGGCGACTCCAGCAGCCTCACCAGGTCCGCCACCCGCTCGGCGGGCAGCCCCGGATCGAGCATCGGCCCGAAGCAGCCGACCGTGCAGACGGGGCTGAGCCGCCCGCTGCGCAGGTCTCGGGTGTGAAAGACGCCGTCGGCCCAGAGGCGCTCCAGCAGCGCCCCACGGATCCGCTCGACCGCCTCCCGGTACGGTCGTGGATCGGCGCCCGCCAGCGGGGCCAGCTCGGCGAGCGCCTGGCAGGAGGCGAGCCAGATCCCGTTGAACATCGGGTCCTCGACCGCGAACGGGTGGTCCTGGCGCAGGTAGGTCGCGTCGTAGCCGGAGTCGCGGTAGCGCAGGGCCAGCGAGACGTAGCGGTCGTGGTGGCTGTCGGACTGGCGTTCGGGGAGTTCCTCACGCCGGTAGGCGTAGCGGACCTCGGGCAGGGCCTCCAGCGGGGCGTCCCATACGGGGCTGTCGTCCATCCCGGACTCCCACGGGTGCACGATCGCCGCCAGCCCTCCCCCTCCGAGGTCCCTGGCCGTGGCGAGGTAGTCGTGCTGGGCCGCCAGCATCGGGTAGAGCCGCCGGACGAGGGCGGCGGCCATCTCGCGGTCCGTCGTGTGCCGCCACATCCACCACAGGGCGAGGCCCTGCAGCGGCGGCTGGGTCAGCCCCGAGGTGAGCACCTCGTTGGGGGAGGCGGGGTGGTCCTGGGAGCGCCAGACGGACGGGCCGGGGAAGTAGACCTCCGTGGCGGCGGGGTGGAAGACGATGTGCGGCACCATCCCGGTGCGCCACTGTCCCGCCAGGAGGCTGAGCAGCTCGGTTCCCGCCCTGCGGGTGTCCCAGCGGGCCAGGCCGATCGCGACGAAGGTGGAGTCCCAGTTCCACTGATGGGGGTAGAGCCCGGGCGCGGGCACCGTGGCAGCCCCCGTCCAGTTCGCGTCGAGCACGGACCATGCCTCGCGCCCGAGCGCGGCGTCGTCTACCGCCGCCCGTGCCTCCATTTGTTCAGTCTGCGCTTCTATCGACCGGGATAACAGGGGTTGGTCCTCCGAGTGGCCCGGAGGGCGGCGTGGGCGTGGCCGCCGCCGTACCCACGTCCGGGCCCGGGACACCGCACCCACGTCCGGGCTCAGGACGCCGGGCCGGCGTCCCGGGCGTGCCGTCACGCCAGCAGTGCCGCTCCCCAGAACGATCCCGGGCTGACCCCGCCGGGACAGGCGAAGACACCCGATCCGACGTGCTGGATGTACTCGTTGAGCGTGTCCTTGGCCGCCAGGGCCCGCTGGATCGGGATGAAGCCCTTCTCCAGGTCACGCTGGTACGCGAGGAAGAACAGGCCCGCGTCCAGCCGTCCCAGGCCGTCGCTGCCGTCGGTGAAGGAGTATCCGCGGCGCAGGATCGTCGCCCCGCCCAGGGAGTCCGGGTGGGCCAGCCGTACGTGGGAGTCGATCGGGAGCTTGTCCAGGGCCACGGGATCGTGCTCGCGGGTGCCTCCGTAGGGGGCGCCCTCGCGCTTGGTGCGGCCGAAGATGTCCTCCTGTTCCTTCAGCGAGGTGCGGTCCCAGGTCTCGATGTGCATCCGGATCCGCCGGGCGACCAGGTAGGAGCCGCCGCGCATCCATTCGGGGCCCTCGTCCCCGACCCAGACGTGGGTGTCCAGTTTCTGCTCGTCGGTCGCCGCGATGTTGTTGGTGCCGTCCTTGAATCCCATGAGGTTGCGCGGGGTCTGCGCGTTGGGCGTGGTCGACGACGTCTTGCCGAAGCCGAGCTGGGACCACCGGATCGACGCCGCGCCGAAGCCCATGCGCACCATGTTCCGGATGGCGTGCACCGCGACCTGGGGGTCGTCCGCGCACGCCTGCACGCAGACGTCCCCACCGCTGCGGGCCGGGTCGAGCTTGTCCGCGGGAAAGTGCGGCAGTTCCTTGAGCCCCTCCGGCTTGGGCAGCTTCAGCTTGTCGAAGAACGAGGGGCCGAAGCCGACCGTCAGCGTGAGCCGCGAGGCGGGCAGCCCGATGGCCTCCCCCGTGTCGTCCGGCGGGGCCAGCTCCGCCCCGGTCGCCCCGCCGCCGACCTCTTTCGCCTCGGTCATCTGGACGGCCGCCGCCGTCCAGGCCTTCAACATCGCCACCACGTCCTCGCGGGAGTCGGTGCTCAGGTCGAAGGAGGCGAAGTGGAGCCGGTCCTGGACGGGGGTGGCGATCCCGGCCTGGTGGGAGCCGTGGAAGGCGATCGACTGGTCGGAGCCGGCGGCCAGGACCGATCTCGGCGCCTGCTCCGTCTGCCGCAGCAGGCCGGCTCCCGCCGCCACGACGGCTCCGCCGCCAACGGCGAGGCCCGCTCCGGTCAGGAGCCTGCGTCGGCTGAGCTCGGTCATCTCTCCCCCTCCGGGAAATGGATCAGTCTGCTGGAACCGCGACGGGACCGGAAATCGGCTCGGCGAGGGCGTCGACGACGCCTGCGAGTTTCTTGGACCGGTCTTCGGGCGGATTGATGTAGGAGACGGGAACCCCGCAGGCGGCGGCAGGACGGAAGACCGCGGGCATGGAGGCTCCTGCATAGTCAGTTAGGCGTCCCTAACTTAGCTTTCCCTAAGTTATAAGGCCAACAGACTCACCTTCGGGACGGTGTGATAGGCACCACTCTCATCACCCGGCCCCCGGCCCCCGGCCCTCCCGGATCCGGCCTCCTGACCTCCCCGCCTCCCGGCGCCCCGGCGCCCTCGGACGGGCCCGCGTGGAGCGGCGAAGGCCCCCGGTACAGGCCCCGGCGGAACGGCGAAGGCCCCCGGATCATGGATCCCCGGGGGCCTTCGCCATAAGGACTCTCGATTTTCCGTCGAGACGACGGACGCTCAGTCGAGGTAGTCGCGGAGCATCTGAGCTCTGGTCGGGTGGCGGAGTTTGGCCAGTGTCTTGGACTCGATCTGCCGGATCCGCTCCCTGGTCACGCCGAACTCGCGGCCGACCTCCTCCAACGTCCTCGGGTGGCCGTCGGCGAGGCCGAAGCGCAACTGGATGATGCGCTGTTCGCGCTCGGACAGCGTCGCGAGGATGTCGTCGAGCTGGTCCTGCAGCATGATGAAGGCCGCCGCCTCCATCGGCACGACCGCGTCCGCGTCTTCGATGAAGTCACCGAGGTCGGAGTCTTCCTCCCCGATCGGCGACTGCAGCGAGACCGGCTCCTGGGCGATGCGCTGGATCTCGATCACCCGATCGATCGGGAGATCCATCTCCAGTGCGATCTCCTCGGGCGCGGGCTCGCGACCGAGATCCTGATGGAGCTGACGCTGAACCCGGACCAGCTTGTTGATCGTTTCGACCATATGCACCGGAATGCGAATGGTGCGCGCCTGATCGGCGATGGCCCTGGTGATCGCCTGACGAATCCACCATGTGGCATATGTGGAGAACTTGTAACCCTTGGTGTAGTCGAATTTCTCGACCGCGCGGATGAGCCCCAGGTTGCCCTCCTGGATGAGATCCAGGAACAGCATCCCGCGTCCCACATATCTTTTGGCGATTGACACGACAAGCCGAAGATTGGCCTCAATCAGCCTCTGCTTGGCGCGCGTTCCCTGCCAGACGAGCTCTTTGAACTCCGGGAAGACCAGCCGCGACACGACGCTGGTCAGCTTGTCCTCCGCGAACAGCCCGGCTTCGATCGACTTGGCGAGCTCCACCTCCTCCTCGGCCGTGAGCAGGGGCACACGACCGATCTCCCGCAGGTAGATGCGGACCAGGTCGCTCGTCGGCGCCCGTTTCCCGACATCTTCCTCATCGGACCGGGTGGGCTCCTCGTCGCCCTGGGGCTCGAGGACCTCCACTCCGTGCTCGGCGAGCATCCGGACGACGCGTTCAAGCGCGTCGGACGGCAGCTCGGACTTGTCGAGAGCGGCGGCCACGTCATCAACCGTGACGCTTCCGCGCTCTCTTCCTTTCGTGACGAGGTCGGCCACCTGGTCTACCGATGGCGGCCCACTTGGCAGCACCGATGCACCCACGGGAGACAGTCTGCTGTATTAGTCCCCCTAAATGGCAGACCTATTTTTGTCACCGAAGGTAAGGCCGCGATCATTATCGGATCGAGACCTTATTAGGGTTTGGTCGAATCGACCTGCGGACATTAAAGCTAATTACGACATCAGCTTGTGGCGATGCGTTCCTTCAGTAACCGTCGCTGCTGCTCCAGCGCGACCAGTTCGCCGAACAGCCGGTTGTACTCCTGCTGTTCCTCGACCGGGTTGGTCCGCTGCATCCGTGACTTCAGCTGCTCGACCGCCCGCGCCACCGAGATGAGCTCCAGGGCCGCCAGCATGGCCGAGGCGTAGCGCTCCTCGTTCGCCAGGTCCGCCTGGAGCTCCTCCACCGCGAAGCGGGTGACCACCCCGCGCAGGACGTCGTCGGCCCCCGCGAGCAACCGGTCCACCCACTCGCGCCCGCCCTGCCCGGCCACCGCCATACCGCCAACGTCCACGATCAGCTTGTACAGCGCCGCGTGTTCGGCGAGCGTGAACGCCTCCGCGCCGAGCGCCTCGAAGCGGGGACCGAGCAGCGCCGGACGCTGCACGGCCAGTCTCAGCATCTCGGCCTCGGTCCGCACGGCGGGATCGGTGAGGTCGGCGACCTTCCGCGGCGCGGGGCGGCGCTGTGCCTGCGGCTGGGCGACGGCGGAGATCTCGGCGATGCGATCCATGACGAACCGCTCGTTGTTGAAGCCCAGCCAGCGGTCGAGGTCGA
It includes:
- the efeB gene encoding iron uptake transporter deferrochelatase/peroxidase subunit, with translation MTELSRRRLLTGAGLAVGGGAVVAAGAGLLRQTEQAPRSVLAAGSDQSIAFHGSHQAGIATPVQDRLHFASFDLSTDSREDVVAMLKAWTAAAVQMTEAKEVGGGATGAELAPPDDTGEAIGLPASRLTLTVGFGPSFFDKLKLPKPEGLKELPHFPADKLDPARSGGDVCVQACADDPQVAVHAIRNMVRMGFGAASIRWSQLGFGKTSSTTPNAQTPRNLMGFKDGTNNIAATDEQKLDTHVWVGDEGPEWMRGGSYLVARRIRMHIETWDRTSLKEQEDIFGRTKREGAPYGGTREHDPVALDKLPIDSHVRLAHPDSLGGATILRRGYSFTDGSDGLGRLDAGLFFLAYQRDLEKGFIPIQRALAAKDTLNEYIQHVGSGVFACPGGVSPGSFWGAALLA
- a CDS encoding MGH1-like glycoside hydrolase domain-containing protein is translated as MEARAAVDDAALGREAWSVLDANWTGAATVPAPGLYPHQWNWDSTFVAIGLARWDTRRAGTELLSLLAGQWRTGMVPHIVFHPAATEVYFPGPSVWRSQDHPASPNEVLTSGLTQPPLQGLALWWMWRHTTDREMAAALVRRLYPMLAAQHDYLATARDLGGGGLAAIVHPWESGMDDSPVWDAPLEALPEVRYAYRREELPERQSDSHHDRYVSLALRYRDSGYDATYLRQDHPFAVEDPMFNGIWLASCQALAELAPLAGADPRPYREAVERIRGALLERLWADGVFHTRDLRSGRLSPVCTVGCFGPMLDPGLPAERVADLVRLLESPRFMGAVGYPVPSCEIRAPQFDRSRYWRGPSWMNTNWLLRRAAIVHDQTGLARVLGAGTLRLVRQAGFRECFDPFDGSGRGSRDFSWSAALTLDLLADTVET
- the rpoD gene encoding RNA polymerase sigma factor RpoD produces the protein MLPSGPPSVDQVADLVTKGRERGSVTVDDVAAALDKSELPSDALERVVRMLAEHGVEVLEPQGDEEPTRSDEEDVGKRAPTSDLVRIYLREIGRVPLLTAEEEVELAKSIEAGLFAEDKLTSVVSRLVFPEFKELVWQGTRAKQRLIEANLRLVVSIAKRYVGRGMLFLDLIQEGNLGLIRAVEKFDYTKGYKFSTYATWWIRQAITRAIADQARTIRIPVHMVETINKLVRVQRQLHQDLGREPAPEEIALEMDLPIDRVIEIQRIAQEPVSLQSPIGEEDSDLGDFIEDADAVVPMEAAAFIMLQDQLDDILATLSEREQRIIQLRFGLADGHPRTLEEVGREFGVTRERIRQIESKTLAKLRHPTRAQMLRDYLD